A segment of the Trifolium pratense cultivar HEN17-A07 linkage group LG7, ARS_RC_1.1, whole genome shotgun sequence genome:
TGTCAACTTTGTTTACTCTAGCTTATTAGATGACACAAATTAAGACAAATTATCTTGTGTACCTAATGTGTAGGTGGATGATAAGTATCAATATTCATGTGATAACAAAGATAGCCAAGTTCATGGATGGATTTGCATGGATCCTGCAGTTGGATTCTGGCTTATTACACCTAGCAATGAATTTCGTTCGGGTGGACCCGTCAAACAAAACTTAACTTCCCACGTGGGACCTACCACGCTTGCCGTAAGTACATGTAATTAGGACCAGATACTTGTacttttttacttatattttgttacGTGAGGAGAGAATATAATTATATACCAAAGTTCATTTTCTACTATTGATGCATTTACTTTACTTGTATCATAAGTAATTGAATTTGGGTCTGATTTTACAATCCATTCTCTAAATCAGGTTTTTCTCAGTGCTCATTATAGTGGAGAAGATTTAGTGCCTAAGTTCAAAACCGGTGAGGCATGGAAAAAAGTTTTTGGTCCAGTTTTTATCTATGTCAATTCTCCATATTATGGTGCTGATCCAATTAAGCTATGGGATGACGCTAAACTTCAGGTTCAATATTACTAATTTATCATCTATTTATACTATATGTTATGTGTATATAactagattttttaaaattaccaAATGAAACTTACAGATGTTAATGGAAGTTCAAAGTTGGCCCTACAGTTTTCCCGAATCAGATGATTTCCCGAAATGGGATGAACGTGGTAATGTTAGTGGCAGACTATTGGTTAAAGAGAGGTGCGTTTTGTGGGAAAATATCgtcaataaattatattatttgtttaccgattagtgatcaaaataattaataagacTAACTAGATTTCTTATCGGACAAGTAATCAGAAATCTTATTCCAACAATGTAGTTGGCTTTTGATTAATTCCATTTTGGCTTATAAAACGATATAGGTATATAGATGATGACGACTACTTATCAGCAAAATGTGCTTATATTGGCTTGGCTACACCAGGAGATGTGGGATCTTGGCAAAGAGAATGCAAGGTAATATACCATTTTAGGAACTTTTATACGtatgcataaaaaataactaCTTGCTAACTTGTATTTACATCAAATTGTTATCAGAATTATCAGTTTTGGACGCAAGCAGACGATGATGGTTATTTCTCCATCAGCAATGTACGTGCCGGCGACTATAATGTTTATGCATGGGTACCTGGTTTTATTGGTGACTATAAATATGATGTACTGATTAGCATAACAGAAGGTATTGATTCATCAAtcagttttgttttgtttataaacTGTAGAAATCTTTTGTGTTAAGTATTGTGTATTTGGTTCATGTGAAATTAATCAGGTTGTGACATAGATATCGGTGATCTTGTTTATGAGCCACCAAGAGATGGTCCAACATTGTGGGAAATAGGCATCCCTGATCGTTCAGCTGCCGAATTCTATGTTCCTGATCCAAATCCCAAATATATCAACAAACTTTATGTTAATCATCCTGACAAGTTAGgatcacttcttttttttatgcatttcaacttaattaattttcatgatatgattattataaattaaacatTCAACCTATGACTGTTTTGAAATAAGTTCACAATGTAGCACCGGCACTTCAGATTGAAGGCATGTATGAGCGTCTCACACTGACACATGTGCctacattcaatcactttcaatttttcaaattattaccggTGCCTACGTATTGGCGTCAGTGTCATGCAAAATTTCACAATTTGTATTATGCAGATTTAGGCAATATGGGATATGGGAGAGATATGCAGAACTATACCCTGACAAAGATTTGGTCTACACAATTGGTGTTAGTGACTACACAAAAGATTGGTTCTATGCTCAAGTTACTAGGTAAAGATAGTGTAGTTTTGCATTAccgactaattttttttttttacattatagTTTAATTTTCCAGTCCAATTTTAGGAAGAAAGATGATAATACATATCAAGGAACAACTTGGCAAATCAAGTTTAAGCTTGATAATGTGAACAAAAAAAGTATCTATAAACTTCGAGTTGCTTTGGCATCAGCTACATATTCAGAACTTCAggtaaaatttcaaaattcatttcGTGTATTGGATTATTAATGTTAAGAAAACTTCTAACTTCACCCCATAGTTCTAAGTTACACCCTCCTATTTGTTTACAATTTTAGGTACGAGTAAATGATCCCAAAGCAAATCGTCCTTTATTTTCAAGTGGATTGATAGGAAAGGATAATTCAATTGCTAGACATGGAATTCATGGACTTTATTGGCTTTACAATGTGAATATACCTGGTAATTTACTTGTTGAAGGAGATAATAATACCATCTTTTTGACACAATCAAGAGGCAATGGTCCATTTCAAGCCATTATGTATGATTATATTCGTTTGGAAGCTCCACCAACTACTTCTAGTTTCAATAacaaaatttgagtttttttttctttctgttttactattgatattcaattaaatttattgaaataggAAAATAAAGAGTGGTGTTTATGAAAGAACTACAAAATACtatgtagttattttatttatttattttgattgttagaTTTCTTGTGATGTAAGACAAATTAAAGATTATAAATGACAAAGAGCTTGTATTTATTTTGGATTATAATATGTTACATGTGTAccacttgaccaaaaaaacaaTGTTACATGTGTACCGTCTAATTTATCAATTATCATTATCCATCTATAATTTGTAAAGACATTACATTATAagattcaaactctaaacattttattattcactttaaaggtaaaattttaatcacaaaagaaaaagaaaagaaaaaaaaaacagaagaagGTGTAATCATATAGTATATCAAGAATAACATACATgtaaagccactaggtttgatctagtgatGAG
Coding sequences within it:
- the LOC123893615 gene encoding probable rhamnogalacturonate lyase B, which gives rise to MPPLGVQLNIQDHHVVMDNGILKVTLSNPEGIVTGIEYNGIDNLLEVLNEESNRGYWDLVWSSPTSTGTTGIFDVIKGSTFKVILEDEDQVEISFTRNWDASMEGKMVPLNIDKRFIMLRGSSGFYSYAIYEHLEDWPAFNLDETRIAFKLRKDKFHYMAMADNRQRNMPLPDDRIPPRGQALAYPEAVLLVNPIEPELKGEVDDKYQYSCDNKDSQVHGWICMDPAVGFWLITPSNEFRSGGPVKQNLTSHVGPTTLAVFLSAHYSGEDLVPKFKTGEAWKKVFGPVFIYVNSPYYGADPIKLWDDAKLQMLMEVQSWPYSFPESDDFPKWDERGNVSGRLLVKERYIDDDDYLSAKCAYIGLATPGDVGSWQRECKNYQFWTQADDDGYFSISNVRAGDYNVYAWVPGFIGDYKYDVLISITEGCDIDIGDLVYEPPRDGPTLWEIGIPDRSAAEFYVPDPNPKYINKLYVNHPDKFRQYGIWERYAELYPDKDLVYTIGVSDYTKDWFYAQVTRKKDDNTYQGTTWQIKFKLDNVNKKSIYKLRVALASATYSELQVRVNDPKANRPLFSSGLIGKDNSIARHGIHGLYWLYNVNIPGNLLVEGDNNTIFLTQSRGNGPFQAIMYDYIRLEAPPTTSSFNNKI